Proteins from a genomic interval of Zingiber officinale cultivar Zhangliang chromosome 1B, Zo_v1.1, whole genome shotgun sequence:
- the LOC121986409 gene encoding transcription factor bHLH115-like → MVGSDLNSKRGGWLIDYGGVKEDVLESGFLWDTRIVDDPSASSAMLGFDVPLKEDKCSNSDSKKRNRAESCAVPGSKARREKIRRDKLNDRFTELCSIMEPGKPPKTDKFVILSDATRLVKQLRFEAKKFKESNEALQISIIMLRNWNYATRK, encoded by the exons ATGGTTGGGTCTGATCTGAACAGCAAGCGCGGGGGGTGGCTCATAGACTACGGAGGGGTAAAGGAAGATGTCCTTGAGTCCGGTTTCCTCTGGGACACTCGAATCGTCGACGATCCCTCCGCTTCAAG TGCAATGCTTGGTTTTGATGTTCCACTCAAGGAGGATAAATGCTCAAACAGTGATTCTAAGAAACG AAACCGTGCGGAATCATGTGCTGTGCCAGGATCAAAAGCTCGCCGTGAGAAAATACGTAGAGATAAACTTAATGATAG GTTTACAGAATTGTGCTCTATCATGGAACCCGGAAAACCTCCTAAAACAGATAAATTTGTCATCTTGAGTGATGCCACTCGTCTTGTAAAGCAATTACGGTTTGaagcaaagaagttcaaggaGTCAAATGAAGCACTTCAGATTTCTATCATAAT GCTGAGAAATTGGAACTACGCGACGAGAAAATAA